One genomic window of Candidatus Nitrospira inopinata includes the following:
- a CDS encoding AmpG family muropeptide MFS transporter, with protein sequence MTDSTFQSRFINRRLAVMLPLGFVSGLPLALTAGTLQAWLTVEGVDLKTIGVFTLVGLPYTLKFLWAPLMDRVVPPWFGRRRGWMVLTQSCVAAGLALMAATGPRDHPETLAVLALLVAFFSASLDIVFDAYRTETLHPHERGLGAAVWVNGYRMALLVAGAGALMLADVVGWQATYLVMAAVMAAGLVAIVVSPEPIRLADPPKSLAEAVGAPVREFFSRPQAVGFLAVVVLYKLGDAFASSLQTAFLIGGVGFSSVEVGTVKGVGIFATLVGALLGGAMMTRMSLVSSLLLFGLLQAVSNLGFAVVALMEKSAAVLTAAVVVENVTGGMGTAAFVALVMSLCDPRYTATQFALLSSLEALGRVFAGRPSAGLVEAVGWAEFFVLTFAVALPGLLAVWSLRRHIEPEERNDVPGLPRAV encoded by the coding sequence GTGACCGACTCCACTTTCCAGTCTCGCTTCATCAATCGGCGTCTCGCCGTGATGTTGCCGTTGGGCTTCGTTTCGGGGCTCCCGCTTGCCCTGACCGCCGGTACCTTACAAGCCTGGCTGACGGTGGAAGGCGTCGATCTCAAAACGATCGGCGTGTTTACGCTGGTCGGTCTCCCCTATACGCTGAAATTTCTCTGGGCTCCACTTATGGATCGGGTCGTTCCCCCCTGGTTTGGGCGGCGCCGCGGATGGATGGTATTGACGCAATCCTGCGTCGCGGCCGGGTTGGCCTTGATGGCGGCGACCGGTCCGCGCGATCATCCCGAGACGTTGGCGGTCCTGGCGCTTTTGGTGGCGTTTTTCTCTGCCTCGTTGGACATCGTCTTCGACGCCTACCGCACGGAGACGCTTCATCCCCATGAGCGGGGGTTGGGCGCGGCGGTCTGGGTCAACGGGTACCGAATGGCGCTGTTGGTCGCCGGCGCTGGCGCCTTGATGTTGGCCGACGTTGTCGGCTGGCAAGCGACCTATCTGGTCATGGCGGCCGTCATGGCGGCGGGGCTTGTCGCGATCGTGGTGAGCCCGGAACCGATTCGGCTCGCCGATCCTCCAAAGAGTCTCGCCGAGGCCGTGGGCGCTCCCGTGAGAGAATTCTTCTCCAGGCCCCAAGCGGTGGGATTCTTGGCTGTGGTCGTGTTGTACAAACTCGGCGATGCCTTCGCGTCCTCGCTCCAGACCGCGTTTCTCATCGGAGGAGTCGGTTTCTCGTCCGTGGAAGTCGGGACGGTGAAGGGGGTCGGGATCTTCGCCACGCTCGTTGGCGCTTTACTCGGAGGAGCGATGATGACGAGGATGAGCCTCGTTTCCTCGCTCTTGCTCTTTGGCTTGTTGCAAGCGGTGTCGAATCTGGGATTTGCCGTCGTGGCCCTGATGGAAAAAAGCGCCGCCGTCCTGACGGCGGCGGTCGTGGTCGAAAACGTGACGGGTGGAATGGGGACGGCCGCCTTTGTGGCGTTGGTGATGTCGCTGTGCGATCCGCGCTACACGGCGACCCAATTCGCGCTGCTGTCGTCTCTTGAGGCGTTGGGGCGAGTCTTCGCGGGTCGTCCGTCCGCCGGTCTTGTGGAGGCGGTCGGATGGGCGGAGTTCTTTGTCCTAACCTTTGCGGTGGCTTTGCCGGGTCTCTTGGCGGTTTGGTCTCTCAGGCGTCACATCGAGCCGGAAGAAAGGAACGACGTTCCTGGCTTGCCCCGCGCCGTATGA
- a CDS encoding DUF4359 domain-containing protein: MSLARLAFLVVILAGAVWAAWSNPTTDDYVRFVESELRRALDRLDERTSARDQRLIHEVIRAQSKQLMDGVVRPATIRKNRGLFSWYETQVAGTKVVVLGIGGRFVPISGAEEAAKTIERLLQERSYRS, encoded by the coding sequence ATGAGTCTTGCCCGTTTAGCTTTCTTGGTGGTGATCCTTGCCGGAGCGGTTTGGGCGGCATGGTCGAATCCGACGACGGACGACTATGTCCGGTTCGTCGAATCGGAGTTGCGCCGGGCACTCGATCGACTGGATGAACGGACTTCCGCGCGGGATCAACGGCTCATTCACGAGGTCATTCGCGCTCAGAGCAAGCAACTCATGGACGGCGTCGTTCGACCGGCCACGATTCGAAAAAATCGGGGGCTTTTCAGTTGGTATGAAACCCAGGTGGCCGGGACCAAGGTGGTCGTGCTCGGGATCGGTGGCCGGTTTGTCCCGATCAGCGGAGCGGAGGAAGCGGCAAAAACAATCGAACGGCTGCTGCAAGAAAGGTCCTATAGGTCCTGA
- a CDS encoding vitamin B12-dependent ribonucleotide reductase, translating into MRIERRFTHRGRSPYDGITFVKRSSEIRNPDGSVVFKLDNIDVPEQWSQLAVDILAQKYFRKAGVPQCDQQGQTLTGPDGKPLLGGERDARQVFERMAGCWTHWGKSYGYFTTPEDAEAFHDEMCYMLARQMAAPNSPQWFNTGLHYAYGLSGPAQGHYYVDPATREVVKATNAFEHPQPHACFIQSIEDDLVNENGIMDLWVREARLFKYGSGTGTNFSKLRGEGEGLSGGGKSSGLMSFLKIGDRAAGAIKSGGTTRRAAKMVCLDLDHPDIEEFIEWKVVEEQKVAAMVTGSKICAQRLNGVLKACHVVDGQGALKLDLDPKTNPILREALAQARRDMVPEAYIQRMFSYAQQGFTHFVFHEYDTNWDGKAYQTVSGQNSNNSVRMPNEFFAALDADGDWHLTRRIDGKVCKTLKARDLWDRIAWAAWVCADPGTQYDTTINEWHTCPEDGRINASNPCSEYMFLDDTACNLASLNLAAFYTVDGRFELENFRHAVRLWTIVLEISVLMASFPSRSIAEKSYRFRTLGLGYANLGTVLMRQGIPYDSPKARAICGAISAIMTGEAYGTSAEMAAELGPFPGYAKNRDHMLRVIRNHRRAAYNAPREEYEGLTIKPTGIQPENCPPDLLIAARRAWDRALELGTAYGYRNAQVTVIAPTGTIGLVMDCDTTGIEPDFALVKFKKLAGGGYFKIINQSLPLALSTLGYTEGQVQDIVRYCVGAQTLKQAPFINHESLRSKGFDDEALARVENGLAQAFDIQFAFNKFMLGESFCTEKLRFSESQLNSPSFNMLKALGFTQEEIAAANDYCCGTMTVEGAPHLKAEHLPVFDCANRCGRIGRRAIAVDAHIRMMAAAQPFISGAISKTINMPHDATVEDVKNAYRLAWESMVKAVAIYRDGSKLSQPLSASTDNGKTAEASGAVEAVAEKVTERVLVRYLAKRRPLPSRRNGYTQKAIIGGHKLYLRTGEYEDGTVGEIFLDMHKEGAAFRSLMNCFAIAISLGLQHGVPLEEFVEAFVFTRFEPNGPVKLNDRIKMSTSIIDYIFRELAITYLDRYDLAQVKEEDLRMDSMKKDDMDPECVEEEADLKTLATSAVLTEHLPVRRNGGRSRSHDNGHNVARQVEIKRETLTLTEVQSAKVKGYEGDPCPECKQFTMVRNGTCLKCVSCGATSGCS; encoded by the coding sequence GTGAGGATTGAACGAAGATTCACCCATCGCGGTCGGAGTCCCTACGACGGAATCACGTTTGTCAAACGGTCGTCCGAGATTCGCAATCCGGACGGATCCGTCGTATTCAAGCTCGACAACATCGACGTGCCGGAGCAATGGTCTCAATTGGCCGTCGATATTTTGGCTCAGAAATACTTCCGAAAAGCGGGGGTTCCTCAGTGTGATCAGCAGGGGCAAACGCTGACGGGACCGGATGGGAAGCCCCTGTTGGGCGGGGAACGCGACGCGCGCCAAGTCTTCGAGCGAATGGCCGGATGTTGGACGCACTGGGGAAAGTCCTACGGCTACTTCACAACGCCGGAGGACGCCGAGGCTTTCCACGATGAAATGTGTTACATGCTGGCGCGGCAGATGGCCGCCCCGAACTCCCCGCAGTGGTTCAACACGGGCCTCCATTACGCGTATGGTTTGTCGGGCCCCGCGCAGGGGCACTATTATGTCGATCCCGCCACCCGCGAGGTCGTCAAGGCGACGAACGCGTTCGAGCATCCCCAACCCCATGCCTGTTTCATTCAGTCGATCGAAGACGATCTGGTCAATGAGAACGGGATCATGGACCTTTGGGTCCGTGAGGCGCGGCTGTTCAAGTACGGCTCCGGGACCGGCACCAACTTCTCCAAACTGCGAGGCGAGGGGGAGGGACTGTCCGGCGGAGGCAAGTCGTCGGGCCTCATGTCTTTTCTCAAGATCGGCGATCGGGCCGCCGGCGCGATTAAATCGGGCGGAACGACCAGGCGCGCCGCCAAGATGGTCTGTCTGGACCTGGACCATCCCGACATCGAAGAGTTTATCGAGTGGAAGGTCGTTGAGGAACAGAAGGTCGCGGCGATGGTGACCGGGTCGAAAATTTGCGCGCAACGCCTGAACGGCGTGCTGAAGGCCTGCCACGTCGTCGACGGCCAAGGAGCCTTGAAACTGGACCTCGATCCCAAGACGAATCCGATCTTGCGGGAAGCCCTGGCGCAGGCGCGAAGAGACATGGTGCCGGAGGCCTATATCCAGCGGATGTTTTCCTACGCGCAGCAGGGGTTCACGCACTTCGTCTTTCACGAATACGACACCAACTGGGACGGCAAGGCCTATCAAACCGTGTCGGGACAGAATTCAAACAACAGCGTGCGAATGCCCAACGAGTTTTTCGCCGCCCTTGACGCCGACGGCGATTGGCATCTCACGCGCCGGATCGACGGCAAGGTCTGCAAAACCCTCAAGGCCCGCGATCTGTGGGATCGGATCGCCTGGGCCGCGTGGGTCTGCGCGGATCCCGGCACCCAGTACGATACGACGATCAACGAATGGCACACCTGTCCGGAAGACGGGCGAATCAATGCGTCGAACCCCTGTTCGGAATACATGTTTTTGGACGACACGGCCTGCAATCTGGCCTCGCTCAACCTGGCGGCGTTTTATACCGTCGATGGGCGGTTCGAGTTGGAAAACTTCCGGCACGCCGTGCGGCTGTGGACGATCGTGTTGGAAATCAGCGTGTTGATGGCGTCGTTTCCCAGCCGGTCGATCGCGGAGAAGAGCTATCGGTTCAGAACGCTCGGCTTGGGGTATGCCAATTTGGGCACGGTGTTGATGCGTCAAGGGATTCCCTATGATTCACCCAAGGCCCGCGCGATCTGCGGCGCCATCAGCGCCATCATGACCGGCGAGGCCTACGGCACGTCGGCGGAAATGGCCGCCGAATTGGGGCCGTTCCCGGGCTACGCGAAGAATCGCGATCACATGCTGCGGGTGATCCGCAATCACCGCCGGGCGGCCTACAATGCCCCGCGCGAGGAATATGAGGGACTGACGATCAAACCGACGGGGATTCAACCGGAGAATTGCCCGCCCGATCTGCTGATCGCCGCCAGACGGGCGTGGGACCGGGCGCTCGAGCTGGGGACGGCCTACGGGTATCGCAACGCGCAAGTGACGGTCATCGCGCCGACCGGCACGATCGGGTTGGTGATGGATTGCGACACCACCGGGATCGAGCCGGATTTCGCCCTGGTGAAATTTAAGAAATTGGCCGGCGGCGGGTACTTTAAGATCATCAATCAGAGTTTGCCCCTCGCGCTGTCGACGCTGGGGTACACGGAGGGACAAGTCCAGGACATCGTGCGCTACTGCGTCGGTGCGCAAACCCTTAAACAGGCGCCGTTCATCAACCATGAATCGTTGCGGTCGAAGGGATTCGACGACGAAGCGCTGGCCCGTGTCGAAAACGGCCTGGCCCAGGCGTTTGATATCCAGTTTGCCTTTAACAAATTCATGCTGGGGGAGTCCTTTTGCACGGAGAAATTGAGGTTCAGCGAAAGCCAATTGAACAGCCCCTCCTTCAACATGCTCAAGGCGCTCGGCTTCACGCAGGAAGAAATCGCCGCCGCGAATGATTATTGTTGCGGGACGATGACGGTGGAGGGGGCGCCGCACTTGAAGGCCGAGCACCTTCCGGTCTTCGACTGCGCCAATCGCTGCGGTCGGATCGGCCGCCGCGCCATCGCCGTCGATGCCCACATCCGCATGATGGCCGCGGCGCAGCCGTTCATCAGCGGCGCGATCAGCAAGACGATCAACATGCCGCACGACGCCACGGTCGAAGACGTCAAGAACGCCTATCGGCTGGCCTGGGAAAGCATGGTCAAGGCGGTGGCGATTTATCGGGACGGCTCGAAACTGAGCCAGCCGTTGAGCGCCTCGACCGATAACGGAAAAACGGCGGAGGCTTCGGGCGCGGTGGAGGCGGTCGCGGAGAAGGTCACCGAGCGCGTGCTGGTCCGATACCTGGCCAAGCGGCGGCCGTTGCCGAGCCGGCGGAACGGCTATACGCAGAAGGCGATCATCGGCGGTCACAAACTGTATCTCCGAACCGGCGAATATGAGGATGGGACCGTCGGCGAAATCTTCCTCGACATGCACAAGGAAGGGGCGGCGTTCCGAAGCCTCATGAATTGCTTCGCCATCGCCATTTCTCTCGGCTTGCAACACGGCGTCCCGCTCGAAGAGTTCGTCGAAGCGTTCGTTTTCACCAGGTTCGAGCCCAACGGGCCGGTCAAGCTGAACGACCGCATCAAAATGTCGACCTCGATCATCGACTACATTTTCCGGGAGCTGGCGATCACGTATCTGGACCGCTACGACCTGGCGCAGGTCAAGGAAGAGGATCTGCGGATGGATTCCATGAAAAAGGACGACATGGATCCCGAATGCGTGGAAGAGGAGGCGGACCTCAAGACCTTGGCCACCTCCGCGGTCCTCACGGAGCATCTGCCCGTTCGTCGGAACGGGGGGAGAAGCAGAAGTCATGACAATGGGCACAACGTGGCCAGGCAGGTTGAAATCAAGCGTGAGACCCTGACCCTGACCGAGGTGCAAAGCGCCAAGGTGAAGGGATACGAGGGAGACCCCTGCCCCGAGTGCAAACAGTTCACGATGGTCCGCAACGGCACCTGCCTGAAATGCGTCAGTTGCGGCGCCACGAGCGGCTGCTCGTAA
- a CDS encoding AbiJ-NTD4 domain-containing protein, which produces MKTFSQRKGLKPVSEVIQVTWMSEELRNSLWNALDTALWSSENFVWRQHGEPHIEPFSRSLWFHYFKKPIDSRPDQNDEILGEIRRYFFACEWYEVYDFLEFVVADFARSKPRLAEYLNSILGRDLSGYRFISGTLVDITNEQEVQLLDEALADTRFVGVSAHLKRSLELLADRDNPDYRNSIKESISAVESMARIMTDNSKATLADALKVLEKSGRLHPALKEGFLRLYGYTSDEQGIRHAMLDEPNLTSADAKFFLLSCTSFVNYLKSQVP; this is translated from the coding sequence ATGAAGACATTTAGTCAACGCAAAGGGTTGAAGCCCGTCTCAGAGGTCATTCAAGTGACTTGGATGAGCGAGGAACTGCGCAACTCGTTGTGGAATGCGCTGGATACGGCGCTCTGGTCATCCGAAAATTTCGTCTGGCGCCAGCACGGTGAGCCACATATCGAGCCCTTCAGTAGGTCGTTGTGGTTCCATTACTTCAAGAAACCAATTGATTCGCGTCCCGACCAAAACGACGAGATCCTCGGTGAGATTCGCAGATACTTCTTTGCCTGTGAATGGTACGAGGTCTACGATTTTCTTGAGTTTGTAGTCGCAGACTTTGCCCGTTCAAAACCGAGATTGGCCGAGTATCTAAACTCGATCCTCGGGAGAGACCTTTCCGGCTATCGCTTTATTTCGGGGACGCTGGTTGATATCACGAACGAACAGGAAGTCCAACTCCTCGACGAGGCGCTTGCGGACACGCGTTTTGTGGGTGTGTCCGCTCACCTCAAGCGCTCTCTAGAACTACTCGCCGATCGAGATAATCCTGATTATCGCAATTCAATCAAGGAATCTATCTCTGCGGTTGAGAGTATGGCTCGAATCATGACGGACAACTCCAAAGCGACTCTCGCTGATGCGCTTAAGGTGCTCGAAAAGAGTGGTCGCCTACATCCCGCTCTAAAGGAGGGATTTCTTAGGCTTTACGGGTACACGAGCGATGAGCAAGGCATCCGTCATGCGATGCTGGATGAACCGAACTTGACTTCCGCCGACGCCAAATTTTTTCTCTTGTCGTGCACCTCGTTTGTTAACTACCTTAAGTCACAGGTGCCGTGA
- a CDS encoding very short patch repair endonuclease, protein MTRYDPLTKEERSERMSRVRSIDSKPELVVRCLVHSMGYRYRLHSGRLPGNPDLSFSSRRKVIFVHGCFWHQHGCRKYRMPRTRKDFWEPKLERNKVRDRKVRAELRAMGWQAMVIWECQTKNQDRLQHRLVAFLERSR, encoded by the coding sequence ATGACGCGCTACGATCCTCTGACGAAAGAAGAACGAAGTGAGCGCATGTCGCGCGTTCGTAGCATCGACTCCAAACCGGAGTTGGTGGTACGCTGCCTTGTCCACAGCATGGGATACCGATACCGGTTGCACTCCGGCCGCCTACCCGGAAATCCGGATCTCAGCTTTAGTTCCAGGCGCAAGGTCATCTTCGTGCACGGGTGTTTCTGGCATCAGCACGGCTGCCGGAAGTATCGGATGCCAAGAACGCGAAAAGACTTCTGGGAGCCAAAACTTGAGAGAAACAAAGTGCGTGATCGTAAGGTCAGGGCGGAATTGCGAGCGATGGGGTGGCAAGCGATGGTGATCTGGGAATGTCAGACAAAGAACCAAGATAGACTGCAGCATCGACTCGTCGCTTTTCTGGAGCGTTCACGATGA
- a CDS encoding DNA cytosine methyltransferase has protein sequence MRSVELFTGAGGLALGLEKAGFRHDALIEVDEHACSTIHLNESLGHPLAKGWRLFAEDVRGVQYENVVKGVDVNMVAGGPPCQPFSLGGKHRAFKDRRDMFPEAVRAVRELRPRCFLFENVKGLLRQSFATYFNYVILQLSYPTLSRRENESWESHLSRLERWHTSGRSSELFYRVVYRLLNAADYGVPQNRHRVFIVGFRSDLECEWSFPKPTHSIERLLWAQWVDGRYWDEHEVSKKARPPMPPRFRSRVDRLASDYGLFEPPGLRCRTVRDALKGLPDPRDKRHAVPNHEFRDGARPYPGHTGSALDEPAKALKAGDHGVPGGENMVALPDGGCRYFTVRESARLQTFPDDYLFSGSWTEAMRQVGNAVPVELAAAVGQSVMAQLRARSADASR, from the coding sequence GTGCGATCCGTCGAACTCTTTACAGGGGCCGGGGGACTTGCCCTAGGCCTCGAGAAGGCTGGTTTCCGTCACGATGCCTTGATCGAAGTTGACGAGCATGCCTGTTCGACTATCCATTTGAACGAATCCTTGGGACACCCGCTAGCCAAGGGATGGCGATTGTTCGCCGAGGACGTTCGCGGTGTTCAATACGAGAACGTGGTCAAGGGCGTGGATGTAAATATGGTCGCTGGGGGACCCCCATGCCAGCCCTTTTCGCTTGGCGGCAAGCATCGCGCCTTTAAGGACCGGCGGGACATGTTCCCCGAAGCCGTGCGAGCAGTGAGAGAGTTGCGGCCACGTTGCTTCCTGTTTGAGAACGTCAAGGGCTTGCTGAGGCAGAGCTTCGCTACCTACTTCAACTACGTCATTCTGCAGTTATCCTATCCAACCCTATCCAGGAGAGAGAATGAGAGTTGGGAGTCCCATCTCTCGCGGCTAGAGCGATGGCATACAAGTGGCAGGAGTAGTGAACTGTTCTACCGCGTGGTTTATCGGCTGCTGAATGCGGCGGACTATGGTGTGCCGCAGAACCGGCATCGCGTCTTTATCGTAGGCTTCCGGTCTGACCTCGAATGCGAGTGGTCGTTCCCCAAGCCGACGCACAGCATTGAGCGCCTCCTGTGGGCACAGTGGGTTGACGGACGATACTGGGACGAACACGAGGTTTCCAAGAAGGCCCGGCCGCCAATGCCGCCGCGTTTCCGGTCCCGCGTTGATCGACTTGCTTCGGATTATGGTTTGTTCGAGCCGCCAGGCCTCCGGTGCCGCACCGTGCGCGATGCGCTGAAGGGGTTACCTGATCCAAGAGACAAGCGTCACGCTGTCCCCAATCACGAATTTCGGGATGGCGCGCGCCCGTATCCCGGCCACACTGGAAGCGCGCTGGACGAGCCCGCGAAGGCGCTGAAGGCCGGTGATCACGGCGTGCCTGGGGGAGAAAACATGGTCGCCCTGCCGGACGGCGGCTGCAGGTACTTCACCGTTCGCGAGAGCGCGAGATTGCAGACATTTCCGGATGACTACCTCTTTAGCGGTTCGTGGACCGAGGCGATGCGCCAAGTTGGGAACGCTGTCCCTGTCGAACTTGCCGCCGCAGTCGGGCAGAGCGTCATGGCCCAGCTTCGAGCAAGGAGCGCCGATGCCTCCCGATAG
- a CDS encoding Eco29kI family restriction endonuclease codes for MPPDRPKRIQPFNPLDKTNLGESVAGALLQQPAGPLPPAEPFIGAGVYAIYYDGPFPLYKDIAELNRNGRFGWPIYVGKAVPAGARKGGYGLGADPGQALFKRLAEHASSIEQANDLESEHFKCRFLVVDDIWIPLAESLLIEMFSPLWNKRIDGFGNHDPGKGRYNQQRSLWDELHPGRAWAAKLKPLEGNLPSVREGVAEYLTKAKAAIVAQQRAAADTAKRRG; via the coding sequence ATGCCTCCCGATAGGCCGAAACGAATCCAGCCTTTCAATCCGCTCGACAAGACGAATCTCGGTGAGAGTGTCGCTGGGGCACTTCTGCAGCAACCGGCGGGCCCGCTTCCGCCTGCGGAGCCATTCATTGGCGCCGGCGTCTATGCCATCTATTACGACGGACCGTTTCCCTTGTATAAGGACATTGCGGAGCTTAATCGGAATGGCCGTTTTGGTTGGCCTATTTACGTTGGCAAGGCGGTACCAGCCGGTGCGCGGAAGGGCGGATATGGTCTTGGAGCCGATCCGGGCCAAGCTTTGTTCAAACGCCTAGCCGAGCATGCCAGCTCGATTGAGCAGGCCAACGATCTCGAAAGCGAGCATTTCAAGTGCCGATTCTTGGTTGTGGATGACATATGGATTCCGCTCGCGGAGTCGCTACTAATCGAAATGTTCTCGCCGTTGTGGAACAAGAGGATCGATGGCTTCGGCAATCATGATCCGGGCAAAGGGCGGTACAACCAACAGCGCTCTCTGTGGGACGAACTTCATCCGGGTAGGGCTTGGGCTGCCAAACTGAAGCCCCTTGAAGGCAATTTGCCTTCAGTTCGAGAGGGCGTTGCGGAGTATCTCACAAAAGCAAAGGCCGCGATTGTGGCCCAACAACGCGCTGCAGCCGACACCGCAAAGCGGCGCGGCTGA
- a CDS encoding SDH family Clp fold serine proteinase, with the protein MPSWHSILEDIRRRGSIHDVIRREYLAKLHEVTGRNVIVYYSGWLQKPGLPGVHVNDADKNGFMTAIHQLDRSKGLDLLLHTPGGETAATESLVDYLYSMFGPNIRAIVPQIALSAGTMIACATREILMGRHSSLGPIDPQFGPTPAHGIIEEFKRAHAEIKADPSKIHVWQPIIAKYAPTLIGECEKAIKWSIDMTRDWLLRVMLADEPDAKAKADAILAELADHALTLSHARHLSAEKCKALGLKITMLESDQRLQEAVLSVHHALIHTLGATGAFKIIENHLGVAFIQMAQTVIMHGPAGQPPVAELAPHDV; encoded by the coding sequence ATGCCGAGTTGGCATAGCATCCTCGAAGACATTCGCAGGCGAGGTAGCATTCACGACGTCATCCGTCGTGAGTACCTGGCGAAGCTTCACGAGGTCACAGGCCGAAACGTGATCGTGTACTACTCCGGCTGGCTCCAGAAGCCCGGCCTCCCAGGTGTTCACGTCAATGACGCAGACAAGAACGGTTTCATGACGGCGATCCACCAGCTTGATCGGTCGAAGGGACTTGATTTGCTCTTGCACACGCCGGGCGGGGAGACCGCCGCCACCGAGTCATTAGTGGACTACCTGTATTCGATGTTCGGACCGAATATACGTGCGATCGTGCCGCAGATCGCTCTCTCCGCCGGGACAATGATCGCGTGCGCTACACGCGAGATTCTCATGGGCAGGCACTCAAGCCTGGGGCCAATCGATCCACAGTTCGGCCCAACGCCAGCTCACGGAATTATCGAAGAGTTCAAGCGAGCCCATGCGGAGATCAAGGCCGATCCGTCGAAGATCCACGTCTGGCAGCCGATTATTGCGAAGTACGCGCCGACGCTCATCGGCGAATGCGAAAAGGCGATCAAGTGGTCTATCGACATGACGCGGGACTGGCTTCTTCGCGTGATGCTCGCCGACGAGCCCGATGCTAAGGCGAAGGCAGACGCGATCCTGGCAGAACTCGCGGATCACGCACTAACGCTGTCGCATGCGAGGCACCTGTCGGCGGAGAAGTGCAAGGCGCTCGGCCTGAAGATCACTATGTTGGAAAGTGACCAGAGATTGCAGGAGGCGGTCCTATCGGTCCACCATGCTCTGATTCACACTCTCGGGGCGACAGGTGCCTTCAAGATCATCGAGAACCACCTCGGCGTTGCGTTCATTCAGATGGCGCAGACTGTCATCATGCACGGGCCAGCGGGGCAGCCGCCGGTCGCTGAGCTCGCGCCGCATGACGTCTAA
- a CDS encoding metal-dependent hydrolase family protein, translating into MHSRRRGIFGALLLISFWPTLAPLAQSTEPPTAVLFENVRVFDGKSDRLSAPQNVLVVGNKIQSISTGAISPPAGSRLTRIAGGGRTLMPGLIDAHTHIVMSTIPLELAMTADPNYVQLRAVKAADEMLMRGFTAIREVGGNSFGLKRAIDEGHLRGPRIWPSGATISQTSGHGDFRSPWHDVPRASGTLHWSERAGHTAIADGVDEVTLRVREQLMRGASHIKLHAGGGVSTDFDPLDVTQYFEAEINAAVRAAENWGTYVTVHAYTPRAIQVAVNAGVKSLEHGNLIDDATAKLLADKGVWWCLQPFLDDEDAIPFPAGSPNRRKQLQMVAGTERAYELAKKHKVKLAFGTDTLFDARLATRQGAQLAKLTRWFTPAEVLKIATGNNGELLQLSGERSPYPGKIGVVETGALADLLLVDGDPTANIRLIEDPAKNFLVIMKDGKLYRNLLP; encoded by the coding sequence ATGCACAGTCGCAGACGGGGTATCTTTGGCGCATTGCTGCTTATTAGTTTTTGGCCGACACTCGCGCCCTTGGCTCAATCCACCGAACCGCCGACAGCGGTCCTGTTCGAGAACGTGCGGGTGTTCGACGGCAAGTCCGACCGGCTTTCCGCGCCGCAGAACGTGCTTGTCGTCGGCAACAAGATTCAGTCGATTTCGACCGGCGCGATCTCGCCGCCCGCCGGCTCGCGGCTGACGCGGATCGCCGGCGGCGGGCGCACGTTGATGCCGGGGCTGATTGACGCGCACACGCACATCGTGATGTCGACGATTCCGCTGGAGTTGGCGATGACCGCCGATCCCAACTACGTGCAGCTACGCGCCGTGAAGGCCGCCGACGAAATGCTGATGCGGGGCTTTACCGCCATTCGGGAGGTGGGCGGCAACAGCTTCGGTCTGAAGCGCGCCATCGACGAGGGCCACCTGCGCGGGCCGCGCATCTGGCCGTCGGGCGCGACCATCTCGCAGACCTCGGGCCACGGCGACTTCCGCTCCCCTTGGCACGACGTGCCGCGGGCCAGCGGTACCCTGCACTGGAGCGAGCGCGCCGGGCACACGGCCATCGCCGACGGCGTCGACGAGGTGACGCTCCGGGTGCGCGAGCAGCTGATGCGTGGCGCCAGCCACATCAAGCTGCATGCCGGCGGCGGAGTCTCGACCGATTTCGACCCACTCGACGTGACCCAGTATTTCGAGGCCGAGATCAATGCTGCTGTGCGCGCGGCCGAGAACTGGGGCACCTATGTCACCGTGCACGCCTACACGCCGCGGGCGATCCAGGTAGCGGTGAACGCTGGCGTCAAGTCGCTTGAGCACGGCAACCTGATCGACGACGCCACCGCCAAGCTGCTGGCCGACAAGGGCGTGTGGTGGTGTCTGCAGCCGTTCCTCGACGATGAAGACGCGATTCCGTTTCCGGCCGGCTCGCCGAACCGCCGCAAGCAGTTGCAGATGGTCGCCGGCACCGAGCGCGCCTACGAGCTGGCCAAGAAGCACAAGGTGAAGCTCGCGTTCGGCACCGACACGCTCTTCGACGCCAGGCTCGCCACCCGCCAGGGCGCACAGCTCGCCAAACTCACACGCTGGTTCACGCCGGCCGAGGTGCTGAAGATCGCCACCGGCAACAACGGCGAGCTGCTGCAACTTTCGGGTGAGCGCAGCCCCTACCCGGGCAAGATCGGCGTAGTTGAGACCGGGGCGTTAGCCGACCTGCTGCTGGTCGACGGAGACCCGACCGCCAACATCCGACTGATCGAGGATCCGGCCAAGAACTTCCTCGTGATCATGAAGGACGGCAAGCTCTATCGAAATCTGCTGCCCTGA